A genomic window from Lycium barbarum isolate Lr01 chromosome 4, ASM1917538v2, whole genome shotgun sequence includes:
- the LOC132638226 gene encoding uncharacterized protein LOC132638226 — translation MELTTWVFLVQESWEYQSKDFTQNSVDHESKKGLSFSAVVRRAASVASEAAKHAYAAASATRDEGMIPLKCCLMSISLPWEHIAHDLLFKVRAISISTLLFLPSDQPVWLFFSLELLS, via the exons ATGGAATTGACAACTTGGGTATTCTTGGTACAAGAATCTTGGGAAT ATCAAAGCAAGGACTTCACCCAAAATTCTGTAGATCACGAATCTAAAAAAGGATTAAGCTTCAGTGCAGTTGTGCGGCGAGCTGCATCAGTTGCGTCAGAGGCAGCAAAGCATGCATACGCTGCTGCTTCTGCTACCCGAGATGAAGGAATGATCCCCTTAAAGTGCTGCTTGATGTCTATATCATTACCTTGGGAACATATTGCTCATGATCTTTTGTTCAAGGTGAGAGCTATTTCAATTAGTACATTATTGTTCCTTCCTTCAGATCAACCTGTTTGGTTATTTTTTTCACTGGAGCTCCTTTCATGA